The following coding sequences are from one Ovis canadensis isolate MfBH-ARS-UI-01 breed Bighorn chromosome 7, ARS-UI_OviCan_v2, whole genome shotgun sequence window:
- the ABHD4 gene encoding (Lyso)-N-acylphosphatidylethanolamine lipase isoform X3, with protein MSQLKNVEARILQCLQNKFLARYVSLPNQNKIWTVTVSPELRDRTPLVMVHGFGGGVGLWILNMDSLSTRRTLHTFDLLGFGRSSRPTFPRDPEGAEDEFVTSIETWRESMGIPSMILLGHSLGGFLATSYSIKYPDRVKHLILVDPWGFPLRPADPSQVRAPPTWVKAVASVLGRSNPLAVLRVAGPWGPGLVQRFRPDFKRKFADFFDDDTISEYIYHCNAQNPSGETAFKAMMESIGWARRPMLERIHLIRKDVPITMIYGANTWIDTSTGKKVKLQRPDSYVRDLEIEGASHHVYADQPHIFNAVVEEICDSVD; from the exons ATGTCTCAACTGAAGAATGTAGAAGCCAGGATCCTCCAGT GCCTCCAGAACAAGTTCCTGGCTCGATATGTGTCCCTCCCAAACCAGAACAAGATCTGGACAGTGACAGTGAGCCCTGAGCTCAGGGACCGCACCCCCCTGGTGATGGTGCACGGCTTCGGGGGCGGCGTGGGCCTCTGGATCCTCAACATGGACTCACTGAGCACCCGCCGCACATTGCACACCTTCGATCTGCTAGGCTTCGGGCGAAGCTCGAGGCCGACGTTCCCAAGGGATCCAGAGGGGGCCGAGGACGAGTTTGTGACCTCAATAGAGACGTGGCGGGAGAGCATGGGAATCCCCAGCATGATCCTCCTGGGGCACAGTCTGGGAGGATTCCTGGCCACTTCCTACTCGATCAAGTACCCTGACAG AGTTAAACACCTCATCCTGGTAGACCCGTGGGGCTTTCCCCTCCGACCAGCTGACCCCAGTCAGGTCCGTGCACCTCCGACCTGGGTCAAGGCTGTGGCCTCTGTCCTAGGGCGTTCCAATCCACTGGCTGTTCTTCGAGTCGCTGGGCCCTGGG GGCCCGGCCTGGTACAGCGATTCCGACCGGACTTCAAGCGCAAGTTTGCAGACTTCTTTGATGATGATACTATATCAGAGTATATCTACCACTGCAATGCACAGAATCCCAG TGGGGAGACGGCATTCAAAGCCATGATGGAGTCCATCGGCTGGGCCCGGCGCCCCATGTTAGAGCGGATTCACTTGATTCGAAAAGATGTGCCCATCACCATGATCTATGGGGCCAACACCTGGATAGACACCAGCACGGGGAAAAAGGTGAAGCTGCAGCGGCCGGATTCCTACGTCCGAGACTTG GAGATCGAGGGTGCCTCGCACCACGTGTACGCAGACCAGCCGCACATCTTCAACGCAGTGGTGGAGGAGATCTGCGACTCAGTCGATTGA
- the ABHD4 gene encoding (Lyso)-N-acylphosphatidylethanolamine lipase isoform X2 encodes MVENLLATQETRVRSLHLEDPLEKGLQNKFLARYVSLPNQNKIWTVTVSPELRDRTPLVMVHGFGGGVGLWILNMDSLSTRRTLHTFDLLGFGRSSRPTFPRDPEGAEDEFVTSIETWRESMGIPSMILLGHSLGGFLATSYSIKYPDRVKHLILVDPWGFPLRPADPSQVRAPPTWVKAVASVLGRSNPLAVLRVAGPWGPGLVQRFRPDFKRKFADFFDDDTISEYIYHCNAQNPSGETAFKAMMESIGWARRPMLERIHLIRKDVPITMIYGANTWIDTSTGKKVKLQRPDSYVRDLEIEGASHHVYADQPHIFNAVVEEICDSVD; translated from the exons atggtagagaatctgcttgcaacgcaggagacccgggttcgatccctgcatctggaggatcctctggagaagg GCCTCCAGAACAAGTTCCTGGCTCGATATGTGTCCCTCCCAAACCAGAACAAGATCTGGACAGTGACAGTGAGCCCTGAGCTCAGGGACCGCACCCCCCTGGTGATGGTGCACGGCTTCGGGGGCGGCGTGGGCCTCTGGATCCTCAACATGGACTCACTGAGCACCCGCCGCACATTGCACACCTTCGATCTGCTAGGCTTCGGGCGAAGCTCGAGGCCGACGTTCCCAAGGGATCCAGAGGGGGCCGAGGACGAGTTTGTGACCTCAATAGAGACGTGGCGGGAGAGCATGGGAATCCCCAGCATGATCCTCCTGGGGCACAGTCTGGGAGGATTCCTGGCCACTTCCTACTCGATCAAGTACCCTGACAG AGTTAAACACCTCATCCTGGTAGACCCGTGGGGCTTTCCCCTCCGACCAGCTGACCCCAGTCAGGTCCGTGCACCTCCGACCTGGGTCAAGGCTGTGGCCTCTGTCCTAGGGCGTTCCAATCCACTGGCTGTTCTTCGAGTCGCTGGGCCCTGGG GGCCCGGCCTGGTACAGCGATTCCGACCGGACTTCAAGCGCAAGTTTGCAGACTTCTTTGATGATGATACTATATCAGAGTATATCTACCACTGCAATGCACAGAATCCCAG TGGGGAGACGGCATTCAAAGCCATGATGGAGTCCATCGGCTGGGCCCGGCGCCCCATGTTAGAGCGGATTCACTTGATTCGAAAAGATGTGCCCATCACCATGATCTATGGGGCCAACACCTGGATAGACACCAGCACGGGGAAAAAGGTGAAGCTGCAGCGGCCGGATTCCTACGTCCGAGACTTG GAGATCGAGGGTGCCTCGCACCACGTGTACGCAGACCAGCCGCACATCTTCAACGCAGTGGTGGAGGAGATCTGCGACTCAGTCGATTGA
- the ABHD4 gene encoding (Lyso)-N-acylphosphatidylethanolamine lipase isoform X1, translating to MGWLSSTRQGLFTMADDLEQQPQGWLSSWLPTWRPTSMSQLKNVEARILQCLQNKFLARYVSLPNQNKIWTVTVSPELRDRTPLVMVHGFGGGVGLWILNMDSLSTRRTLHTFDLLGFGRSSRPTFPRDPEGAEDEFVTSIETWRESMGIPSMILLGHSLGGFLATSYSIKYPDRVKHLILVDPWGFPLRPADPSQVRAPPTWVKAVASVLGRSNPLAVLRVAGPWGPGLVQRFRPDFKRKFADFFDDDTISEYIYHCNAQNPSGETAFKAMMESIGWARRPMLERIHLIRKDVPITMIYGANTWIDTSTGKKVKLQRPDSYVRDLEIEGASHHVYADQPHIFNAVVEEICDSVD from the exons ATGGGCTGGCTCAGCTCGACCCGGCAGGGCTTGTTTACTATGGCCGATGATCTGGAGCAGCA GCCTCAAGGCTGGCTGAGCAGCTGGCTGCCCACTTGGCGCCCCACTTCCATGTCTCAACTGAAGAATGTAGAAGCCAGGATCCTCCAGT GCCTCCAGAACAAGTTCCTGGCTCGATATGTGTCCCTCCCAAACCAGAACAAGATCTGGACAGTGACAGTGAGCCCTGAGCTCAGGGACCGCACCCCCCTGGTGATGGTGCACGGCTTCGGGGGCGGCGTGGGCCTCTGGATCCTCAACATGGACTCACTGAGCACCCGCCGCACATTGCACACCTTCGATCTGCTAGGCTTCGGGCGAAGCTCGAGGCCGACGTTCCCAAGGGATCCAGAGGGGGCCGAGGACGAGTTTGTGACCTCAATAGAGACGTGGCGGGAGAGCATGGGAATCCCCAGCATGATCCTCCTGGGGCACAGTCTGGGAGGATTCCTGGCCACTTCCTACTCGATCAAGTACCCTGACAG AGTTAAACACCTCATCCTGGTAGACCCGTGGGGCTTTCCCCTCCGACCAGCTGACCCCAGTCAGGTCCGTGCACCTCCGACCTGGGTCAAGGCTGTGGCCTCTGTCCTAGGGCGTTCCAATCCACTGGCTGTTCTTCGAGTCGCTGGGCCCTGGG GGCCCGGCCTGGTACAGCGATTCCGACCGGACTTCAAGCGCAAGTTTGCAGACTTCTTTGATGATGATACTATATCAGAGTATATCTACCACTGCAATGCACAGAATCCCAG TGGGGAGACGGCATTCAAAGCCATGATGGAGTCCATCGGCTGGGCCCGGCGCCCCATGTTAGAGCGGATTCACTTGATTCGAAAAGATGTGCCCATCACCATGATCTATGGGGCCAACACCTGGATAGACACCAGCACGGGGAAAAAGGTGAAGCTGCAGCGGCCGGATTCCTACGTCCGAGACTTG GAGATCGAGGGTGCCTCGCACCACGTGTACGCAGACCAGCCGCACATCTTCAACGCAGTGGTGGAGGAGATCTGCGACTCAGTCGATTGA